TCCGGCAGGAACCTTCTCCGTCGTCGAAGAGGTGTATCGCTACGCCGTCGATGTCGGCGAGAAGGATTTGTGGTCATTCCTCGAATCGTACTGGCCGATACACGACGTCGAATCGCGCGATTCCGCTGAGTGAGACGGCGGGGGCCACGACCGGCCGATTTCGCACCTGCGGCCTCGCTCCGCCGGCCTCGTCGGCGGTGCAGGGTTGCTGCTGCGAGACCGCCTGCGGCGAATTCGAGGTTCGCTCACTGCCGTTCGCGGCTCGGACGGAGGGGCGCCGGCTGAATCAGCCGGTGATCAGGCGATAGCCGGTGATGGCCAGCAATACGAGAAACGTATAGCGCAGCCAGCGGACGGGGAGGCGGTGCGTCAGGCCGGCGCCGCACCAGCCGCCCAGGATCGCACCGGGGGCCAGCCAGAGGGCCAGCCACCAGCCCGTCGCTGCACTCATCTTCGGGTCGGCCGGCAGGCGCGCGATGAATGTTGTCAGACTCAGCGATGTCAGCGCTGCCACGCCAATGATCATCACCGTGGAGTTCGCGATCGCGTTACGCAGCCGGACGCCGAAGAGCAGGCTCTGCGCGGGCACAGCCCAGATGCCGCCGCCGACGCCGAGCAGCCCCGCGATGATGCCGGCGGGCAGGCCGACGATGGTCCCGAGCAGCGCCCGCCGGCGCGGCATGGGGCACGCGTCACACAGGTGCGGCTCGCCCTTGAGCGAGCGCCATTCCTGGAACGCGGTGACGACGACGACGAATTCGAGGAACACGCCGAAGATCCGGCGGAGCGTGTTCGTGCTCGCGCCCGTGAGATAGCTCGCCGTGAGCACGCCGGCGAGCACGCCGACGAGCGCCAGCGGCACCATCCCGGGCAGCATGGCGTAGACAACGGCCTTAGCGCGGCTGTGCCGGATGGCCGCGGGTAGCGACAGGATGATCGAGGTCGTAATGGCGGCGAGCTTGTAGGCGTGGAAGTAGTTGGGGCCGTAGGTCTCAGCTTGCCCGAGGATAAAGACCATGGCGGGGATCATGACGATGCCACCGCCGATGCCGAGCATGCCACCCAGCACGCCGGCGAGCGCGCCGATGCCGAGCAGCTCGAGGATTTGTGTCAGGCTGACGGCGGCGAGCAGCACGCGGGGTCCTCATGCCGGTCGCGGGAATCCTAGCTGGGCCGGCGTGCGGTGCAAACGGCTGGCGCGGTAGAATCACGGAGGGACGGGACTATACTCGGGCGGAGCTCGAGCAGGGCCTGCTGATGGTGCGAAGTCGCAAACGGCGAGTGGTCGTGACGGTGCTGGCGCTCGCGGTGTGCGCGGCCGCGGTCGGCGTCGGGGCCGCGTGCTACGCGAATCGCCTGCCGAAGCGGTTCGCGCCCGTGGTCGAGGGGCGCCTCTATCGCAGCGGGGAGGTTTCGCCGAGCCAACTGGAGCGGCTGCAGCGCGACTATGGGATCGGGCGGGTCGTGTGTCTTCTGAACTCCGAAGCGCGGGTGACGGCGGCGGAGCGGGAGGCGGCCCAACGGCTGGGCGTCGTGTGGGAAAACGTCTCGTTGCCGGGCGATGGTGCGAGTACGCCGGCGGAGCGGGATCGGATTCGGCAGTTGCTGCTGGATCCGAATGCGCCGCCGACGCTGGTGCACTGTGCGGCGGGGGTGAATCGCACCGGGCTGGCGGTGGGGATGTACCGACTGCACGCGCAGCATTGGCCGCTGGAGAAGGTGATGGCCGAGCTGTTGGCGAGTGATTTCGAGAACGAGCCGAAACACGAAGAGCTGCGGGCGGCGCTCGTGGCGGAGGCGGCCAGCACGCAGCCGGCCGCTGATCGCGGGCCAGAAGCGTCTGATGCCGTGGGGGATGCGGATTAGCCGCGGGGCACCAAACAACAGGGGGCCCGTGCCGAAGCACGAGTCCCCTGGAGGAGGAGGAGGGAGGTAGAGGCTCGGGGCCTATCAGGCAACCAGGTCGCAGGCCGCATTGGCGAACCGCGACCGCAGTTGATCAACAATGTCAGCGTGCCGCTGGCAAACGCGGGACTCGCTCACGCCGAGCACGGCGCCGATGGCGGCCATCGTCAGCTTCTCGTAGTAGTAGAGCGTAAGGATGAGGCGGTCCTGCTCCTTGAGGCCGCGGGTGACATACTCGCGGATCAGCTCGCGCTCGGTGTGGTGTGCGGGCCCGGGGCAGGGATCGACCGGTACGAGCGCGCTCATGCGGCTGTCGTCGTTGCGGTCGCCGCCGCAGTCCAGGGGCACATTGTGCGAGGCGGCGACACTCTTGCGCATGCGGATGAATTTCGAGACGGGCATGTTCATGCGGCGGGCGAGTTCGACCGTGGTGGGCAGGCGTCCGGACTCGGCCTGGAAGCGTTCCTCGGCCGAGTTCATGGAGCGCTCAAAGTTACGCCCGGAGCGGCCGAGGGGGTCGATCTCGCGCTGCCAGTCGCGGATGGCGCCGACGATGCGCTGGCGACAGTAGGTTTCGAACTTGACGCCCCGACCCGGGTCAAACGACGTGACCGCCGCGATGAGGCCGTCATAGCCCGCGCTGGCGAGTTCATCGGCGGAGACGCGCGGCCAGAGGCGCCGGGCGAGGATCTCGGCGAGCTTGTGCACGAG
This DNA window, taken from Phycisphaerae bacterium, encodes the following:
- a CDS encoding tyrosine-protein phosphatase — encoded protein: MVRSRKRRVVVTVLALAVCAAAVGVGAACYANRLPKRFAPVVEGRLYRSGEVSPSQLERLQRDYGIGRVVCLLNSEARVTAAEREAAQRLGVVWENVSLPGDGASTPAERDRIRQLLLDPNAPPTLVHCAAGVNRTGLAVGMYRLHAQHWPLEKVMAELLASDFENEPKHEELRAALVAEAASTQPAADRGPEASDAVGDAD
- a CDS encoding sulfite exporter TauE/SafE family protein is translated as MLLAAVSLTQILELLGIGALAGVLGGMLGIGGGIVMIPAMVFILGQAETYGPNYFHAYKLAAITTSIILSLPAAIRHSRAKAVVYAMLPGMVPLALVGVLAGVLTASYLTGASTNTLRRIFGVFLEFVVVVTAFQEWRSLKGEPHLCDACPMPRRRALLGTIVGLPAGIIAGLLGVGGGIWAVPAQSLLFGVRLRNAIANSTVMIIGVAALTSLSLTTFIARLPADPKMSAATGWWLALWLAPGAILGGWCGAGLTHRLPVRWLRYTFLVLLAITGYRLITG
- a CDS encoding sigma-70 family RNA polymerase sigma factor, with protein sequence MKTKQDTVATLWKNFRRTQSVDARNRLVEHYVPLVHKLAEILARRLWPRVSADELASAGYDGLIAAVTSFDPGRGVKFETYCRQRIVGAIRDWQREIDPLGRSGRNFERSMNSAEERFQAESGRLPTTVELARRMNMPVSKFIRMRKSVAASHNVPLDCGGDRNDDSRMSALVPVDPCPGPAHHTERELIREYVTRGLKEQDRLILTLYYYEKLTMAAIGAVLGVSESRVCQRHADIVDQLRSRFANAACDLVA